The sequence below is a genomic window from Cicer arietinum cultivar CDC Frontier isolate Library 1 chromosome 6, Cicar.CDCFrontier_v2.0, whole genome shotgun sequence.
AGAGAACGGAGAATCTGAAAGGCACTATGAAATTGTtgttatatacatatatatttatttatttattattgataaaaaaatagatcagaagagaaaatgaatataattttctctaaaatcaaaagaaagaattaatCCATTCAGAGCCATCAATATAGCTAAGTGAAATAAAAGGTTTAGCTTCTTCATCAGTGAGCTCCCTTGACCATGATACCCTCCCTGCATAGCTAGCTCCTGGTCCCGTGCATTTGTATTGTCCATAGAATACAGTCCTACAATTGGTGTGGTGGACCCAATTATAAAACGTGTACaaaaaaacatatcaacaaattAGAAACGCACTCACATGCGCATGCCTAAGATTTCGAATATATAAAACTTTAGTGTTAGGATGCTTACCTTATctatataacaaaacaaaaacaactaaTTTAGTGGCATGATTCTTACTCTATTTACCTATTCCTTTCCCTTCAAAGTGCTACCTTATTTCTTAATTTGTAAGTTTGTGAATTGGATGGTGGTATAAGCATAGCACATAgatttggttaatttttttagtgGAGGAATATGATGGACTTACATTTCACGGTTGGGATCACCCCAATTATACCATCCTTTGGGAATGATGATATTGTCCATGTATGTGTAAGCAAAGACAACACGAGAAAATGGACCCCAAGCCCTTCCAAGGTATAGTGCTCCTGATCCCGTGACCTTACAGTGAACAAATGAGAATCCCGTGTCTTCTAATAAACTGCTCCTTCCTTGTGCTGTTAATGCTCCTGTGTTTATTGCTATTGCATGCACGTGACACCCCTATATCATAACAAATCTACTTTCTTATCAATCTAATTCATTACTTTTACATTatcaacataattaaattaaacttacCTCAAAAAGAGACAGTGCATTGCCAAATATGAAATCAACAGAGCCTTCAATATAACAATCTTTGTAATAGTGCCTACCCAAATGATCATACAATGTGTCCTGTGCTCCTAAGAATTTACATCCAACAAATATTGCTGTATCTGCTGAAATTCTCAATGCCACTGCTTGTTTTCCAACTGCTCCTGGTGCTGGAACTGGTGCAGTGTTctatatacatacatacataaacATTACTCTTTGCTTGTAAAAATACTTAGTCGACATTGAAATATTTACTTACTTTGAATGTCATGTTCTTTGCTATGAAATAAGGTGAATTAACTGCAAAAGTTGCAGAACCATAGGTTCCTAGTGTTTGGCCTTTAGCAGCAGGATTAGGAGTTTGAGCAGTGTCACCCCATTGAACAATTGTTTTATCTGCACCTGCTCCTTCTATTGTTATGAACGCTTTTAAAGCAGGAATATTCACTTTCTCTCTGTATTTTTATGtgtgaaacaaaaacaaagtaaACAGAAAATAAgagattattatttttcaatcaaaTGCAATTCAAATTTTGTAACAAAAGTTGGGAAAAAGACACTTCATTAGCTGCAAAATCTTCTTTAGTCAAATTAAATACCAATTATCAAAGCATTTGAATCAAAAGGAAAAGATCTTAAGTTACATACTCTTGAGCTTTTCAATTGAGGCTACTGTTTTCGAAAGCGTAGTTTTGTGGATATAGAAAAGACAAACACTAAACCCCACTTCTCACATgaagaaacaaaagaaaaaacagaATGTGACAGAATTGTAGTGTAATAATAAccaaaaaagaatataataatactagtaCTTACGTGTAAACCCCTGCATGAACCTTAATAACAACTCTCACTAAATTGATGAAAGGAAGAGAATCAATAGCAGCTTGAATCGATGAAAACCCTCCTTTACCAGATTGTTTATAAACATTCAAAGTGTAAGAAGGAAAAAGCTTATTTTTTGCTGTCCCAAAAACAGTGTGTTTGAGACCACCAACAAATTTCACCCATTTCATGAATTGTTGTTCTGATTCTTCCACTTGTGTCATATTGGTTGATATTCCAATCCCTCTTGAAGGCTTTGGTCTAATTCCCTTGGTATGACATTCTGTTACACTAGGATTTTGAACAACAAGAACAAGTACTAAAACATACAAAATGAAATTCATGTTTGACATCATTCTTAATTAGATAGAATGTAACTAACAACGaaagaaaaatgttatttgGAACTACATAAATTGGCTTTGGCTTGTGTCATGGTTTTATATACAACTTGTTTATCGGTGGGACCATTAAAGTGAAGATGAATCAGAGAATCGTTGACAGAGCGATAGGTCACGGGTGCCTCTACTGATACAAAAAACACAGAGATTAACTATTTGTAATCAACAGTGGTTTTGGTACTTTAATGTGTGcaattttgttatttcaacTTGTGAGATGGTATGTTATAGTtactaaatttatcaaaattataaatctttttttaataatattatagattcaattgactaataaaaatatagatagattaaattgattaactaaaaatatattcgagaattaaaataattaataaaaaatttatttaagcatattttgataattttaatatatttgcaaCATCACTTCACACATTCAAGTATTAAAAATAACCGCTTGGTATGTTGTACTTTTTGCTTATTAAAACATTCTTTTAAagctttttttgttttgttttgttgggTTTATATCacttttcctttgttgttgtcctGGTTTGTTTGGTTTTGTGCTGCCCGTGAGCCCCTTTCTTTCTGTGTTTGTGATTGATTGTGAAAATATTCTTGTTGAGATAACAGTCTTGGGTTGGATCATGTCATACGTTTTGGAAATAGTTAATTTCCACATAAAACTTGTTGTACTATTGAGAGAAACCCAACATTGAAttcatgaaaatattttataaagacaTGTATCCCCATTTTGCCGGtggattttataaaaatgaagtaGACTCattgttagtttttttaataaaaaataaaaaataaattagaaattaaaaattttgattattttttaaaagtgtgACCAAAATTGAGAAAATCAAACATCAAGGgagaaaatcaaatttaattgtctctctctctcttctcacCTTCAAGGGAGAAAATTAAACATCACTCCGAATGTGTGTCTGTGTTGTTCTCAAAACCGCAAGGACGCGAGCACGCACCCTTttctcattttttgttttttgttttccaCTTGCtagcttcattcttcttgtatACAAGTAGTGAGTTGAGTTATAAATGATGTGATTCGTGGTTGCATGTTGGATCTGAGATGTGGATAAAAATGAATGTTTGAAACTTTTAACAtgtaattcatgaatttttaattgaaattttggtCACCATTTCAAATTGTAATcagatttttaatttaatttttgtttttttattatcaaaaacttaatattgttagaatttttttaacaaaagtttgactaaaaaatcattttaaaattgatttgtaTTTACATAtatgtgaataaaaaaaaaatttaccaataccaaaatcaaaaaatattataattgaaaggaggaataacatatttaaatactttttttaatattttgattatacaataaaatatacaaaattacaataattcaACGTCATTTTGTCAATGACACATGCATTTATTGGGCCACCGATATTTATATCCAAAATCAGAATTCCATGTTGAATAGATATAAGCCCATTATACAAACCCACAATAAAATATTGTAATGTCACGATGAGTGTTGCTAgcaatttttaatatacattCTGCGGTTGTTAAGTTCTAACTTTTCTGCAGCTGCATGCTTGTCGTACCAAATTTGATATCATGGCCGTCCAATAGTTGGATCCTTGTGTGTATAAGTAAGTTCTTGTTGTTTAGTTGATATAGTTTTTCTATTTGAACACTTCTAATGGTTGAGATTAATTTCCAATTCTAAATTTCAAGTGGTTGGTGAATCAGAGAAGCACATTGGGTTCACAAGAAAGACTTGTCAGAAGGAACTAGACAATGTGCTGAGGCTATAAATTATATCTTACAATCATATGAAAAAAACTCATGACAAAGCATAAGTAACCACTATTTGTTTGCATTCTAAAGGACTATCAAAATGtattcttttgttttgtttttgttctatTGTTTTAAAGAAGTGTTACTATCAATTTCCTTTTGGTAGATTCTTGATTTACTTTATCTTTTGATCCCACTAGCATAACTTGAGAGCAAGTGTTTGATGTACTATCACAAAAGTTGAATCATTAGGTAGTTTTcgaattttatctttaattgaaacaatcattaattaaattttacttaaaatCCAATTTAATTTTCAAGTAACCAAAGATCTTTAACATGTTTGGTGTCTtctccaaatttttaaaaaaaatccatataGCAAATCTTATCTAAACATGATTTGAATACTTCATAAAGAATTCTTCATATATGAAAAGTTGGTTATAGTTTATTAGTTTCAACTTCTTTAAGAAGTACTAATACAGTGCAAATTaggtttattaaaagaaaaaaaaaaatcaaagtgtTAACTAAAGGGTCCACTAACtagtaattaaaaatttgagaaaCCACTAACATTGATCCGTGAATGAATGCCTAATGCATCAGTTCAAATTCCAACCACTAATGCAATTGCATCATCTGTACCTACCGACTATATATCATGCTGatggttttatttttatcttcgaATCTAATCACCTAAGCTTCTCattcaaatttaattgaaatattattttcaaatcatCGTTTTTTCCTTAAATTCTTTTGGCTTAACTAAATTTTAGgctttttatttttaccatTCATTAAATCAGtcacttattttaaaatgtaaccgttttgatattttaaaataactatatgacatgttttaattaatgtaatatatgATTGTATGGTGTAAAACAATTAACAACtctaaaattgttataaaacccattttattataattaactttgaaaaattattattttttaatttaattaataacatatgaataattgaCGCATCTAATTCTATCTCATGAAATcgtatgtcacattatttaaaatatattaaatatttaattttagttcaaaaatatgagatatagaccaaaattattgactttcaaaatagaaagatcaattttatgaattaataaaaacacAGAGATCAACtgcaattaaatcaattttttaaagttgttaaagaacatatttattttcggcataaaaaaaatatgtaaaagtatataagaagaaaaaaaaacataaaagaaaagaagaaattctgaaaacaaatatattttttttgttgtactTAAATTGATTAACAATTAGCCAATTACTAGTATAGTTAACTTTGACTCATATTGGTATACCCACTAAAAATACAGCATCACACATTTTTCCGTGAGACTTACATCTTTTCTTGTCATTCACTATATAATACGAGTTATAATTGTCATATTAATTTATAGAGATACGGTCATACATTTGGTATATTCAATTTgaaagatataattttattcttgaTGACACAATCAAATTGTGATTTTTAGTATCTTCTTtgttaaataacaaataaagaCGTAAGTGTTACGAAAAAAACCcgtttgataaattatttttagtaaatgtAAACGAGATAAATGCATTTTGGAAACTTGAGGGTGTGATgtcatttaaagaaattttaaGGGATGTCAATGCAATTTCCGCAAATAAAATTCGTATTACTTAGCTTGCACACAACTGAACATTTATAATTGTACGAGGAAACAATTATCTATACTAGACTATGAAGTGAGAATATGTCAGATCGAACTAGAGTCGACATCGTTTGAAtcttatctataaaaaaatctaaaatctaAAATTGGCATTTGACTTTCTCATTGGTTTATTTAAGTTTGAGTGTGACTTTGATGAATGATTGATATAATTTCTAAGcatatttaaaacttttttcattttaatatatttgaataattaataagaCACGTCTTTAAATAGACTAATCAATTAATAtgtcaacaaaattaaattttattttgagaattaatattacattttaaAGGATATAATTTCATATGACATTATactttaattctattttataataatatatttaaatatataaaaaatttaaaaaatactattatacttaaaatactaaatttaataactaacaaaaagtttaaagtttaatataaataattttaataataaaaaatattattcatatttaattaagtatATCAACTTAATAAACTTAAAGGCATTTTATATAGTATAAAACatgacatttttaattaaatgatttttaaaaactttattagtcttatccatttaaaaaaaaatggtctcTCATGAATTTGAGATAGACTAAACCCTAAATCTTTGTTATGGATTTATTCCCACCCTAGTAGAATAGGTGCTGTTCTGCACACAAAAAATGTCTTTAACTACAATAACTTCGTTTGTGTGTTCTGCCTCTAAAAACATTAATGTCCTTGTTAAAGATTTAGCATCAAAATAAATGACCTCCAatacaaaaaatgaaatatgaatatatataaaatatataaaatgttaaaatttatttttttattttttattaactagCAGCCAGTTCAATCAGTTATTGCTGATTTTGGCTCAACATACAATATCaacaataaatgaaaataacaacttttgttaaaaaaaaaaagatgcatGCTAAT
It includes:
- the LOC101514930 gene encoding probable pectinesterase 53 — protein: MMSNMNFILYVLVLVLVVQNPSVTECHTKGIRPKPSRGIGISTNMTQVEESEQQFMKWVKFVGGLKHTVFGTAKNKLFPSYTLNVYKQSGKGGFSSIQAAIDSLPFINLVRVVIKVHAGVYTEKVNIPALKAFITIEGAGADKTIVQWGDTAQTPNPAAKGQTLGTYGSATFAVNSPYFIAKNMTFKNTAPVPAPGAVGKQAVALRISADTAIFVGCKFLGAQDTLYDHLGRHYYKDCYIEGSVDFIFGNALSLFEGCHVHAIAINTGALTAQGRSSLLEDTGFSFVHCKVTGSGALYLGRAWGPFSRVVFAYTYMDNIIIPKGWYNWGDPNREMTVFYGQYKCTGPGASYAGRVSWSRELTDEEAKPFISLSYIDGSEWINSFF